From the Streptomyces sp. Tu 2975 genome, one window contains:
- a CDS encoding SDR family NAD(P)-dependent oxidoreductase, translated as MTSSNPLAVVTGASGGIGFELAKQLAERGYDLIVNAEDDARLHRAAERIRAAGTVQAVRADLRDHDETERLYAAVSSTGRPVAVAALNAGIGRGGAFLDTDLADELSVVDLNVRSTVHLAKRLLRDMADADEGRLLITSSVASTMPGSFQAVYNASKSFLQSFAQALRNELRDTGVTVTSLMPGPTETDFFRRAGMGDTKVGQQPKDDPALVAKQGLDALMAGTDKTLAGSARTKAQGLAAKVLPDRLKAAAHRRMAEPGSGDRPGKADEET; from the coding sequence ATGACCTCTTCGAACCCTCTGGCCGTTGTCACGGGGGCGTCCGGTGGCATCGGTTTCGAACTGGCGAAACAGCTGGCCGAACGCGGTTACGACCTGATCGTCAACGCCGAGGACGACGCCCGGCTGCACCGGGCCGCAGAGCGGATACGCGCCGCCGGCACGGTGCAGGCGGTCCGTGCCGACCTGCGTGACCACGACGAGACCGAACGGCTCTACGCGGCGGTCTCCAGTACCGGTCGCCCGGTCGCGGTCGCCGCGCTCAACGCGGGCATCGGACGCGGCGGCGCGTTCCTCGACACCGACCTCGCCGACGAGCTCTCCGTCGTGGACCTCAATGTCAGATCGACGGTCCACCTGGCCAAACGCCTGCTGCGGGACATGGCCGACGCCGACGAGGGACGACTGCTCATCACCTCGTCCGTCGCCTCGACCATGCCGGGATCCTTCCAGGCGGTCTACAACGCCTCGAAGTCCTTCCTCCAGTCCTTCGCGCAGGCTCTGCGGAACGAGCTGCGGGACACCGGCGTCACCGTCACGTCGCTGATGCCCGGCCCCACGGAGACGGACTTCTTCCGCCGCGCCGGCATGGGGGACACCAAGGTCGGACAGCAGCCCAAGGACGATCCCGCGCTGGTCGCGAAACAAGGCCTGGACGCACTCATGGCCGGCACGGACAAGACCCTCGCGGGCTCGGCGAGGACCAAGGCGCAGGGACTCGCGGCCAAGGTGCTCCCGGACCGGCTCAAGGCGGCGGCACACCGCCGCATGGCCGAACCCGGCTCCGGCGACCGGCCGGGGAAAGCGGACGAGGAGACATGA